The following proteins are co-located in the Shouchella hunanensis genome:
- a CDS encoding zinc-dependent alcohol dehydrogenase family protein — MNGRRIIYRQFGSPASVLSVEERPSMALKKDDVLVKMTMMPINPSDLIPIRGAYAHRISLPAIPGYEGVGIVEEVGSNVSSTLIGKRVLPLRGEGTWQDAVQTKAAHLVTIPSTINDRTAAQLYINPLTAFVLCTDILDLTRKDVVVMNAASSALGKMVAQMSKIRGFSFIAVVRNDVYKEELLQLGAATVVNDVDESVYDAVRAYTAGAGATVAIDSIGGEAGNRLGACVQRNGVFLAVGLLSGQQVNWQGLSSRLQTKLFHLRQWNKTVTDTHWHQVFNTLITYVSEGILTISNHGTAYELANVQKAVKVAEQTPSFNGKVFLLGQK; from the coding sequence GTGAATGGTAGACGAATTATTTACCGACAGTTTGGTTCTCCTGCTTCTGTTCTATCTGTTGAAGAAAGACCGTCTATGGCATTAAAGAAGGATGACGTACTTGTAAAAATGACGATGATGCCGATTAATCCGTCTGATCTTATTCCAATACGTGGGGCATATGCTCATCGCATTTCACTGCCTGCTATACCTGGATATGAAGGTGTAGGTATTGTTGAAGAGGTAGGGAGCAATGTGTCATCTACTCTTATTGGAAAGCGCGTTCTTCCGTTAAGAGGAGAAGGGACTTGGCAAGATGCTGTTCAAACAAAAGCAGCTCATTTAGTTACAATTCCATCTACAATCAATGACCGAACTGCTGCTCAGCTTTATATTAATCCATTAACAGCCTTTGTCCTATGTACAGACATTTTGGATCTTACACGAAAAGATGTTGTTGTGATGAATGCGGCTAGTTCGGCACTCGGAAAAATGGTCGCACAGATGTCAAAAATAAGAGGGTTTTCATTCATTGCCGTCGTACGAAATGACGTTTACAAAGAAGAACTTCTGCAATTAGGTGCAGCAACCGTTGTGAACGATGTCGATGAATCCGTGTATGATGCAGTACGGGCATACACAGCAGGAGCTGGTGCTACGGTAGCAATTGATTCCATTGGTGGTGAAGCAGGGAACCGGCTTGGTGCTTGTGTGCAAAGAAATGGGGTGTTTTTGGCTGTTGGCTTGCTATCAGGACAACAGGTAAATTGGCAAGGGTTATCAAGTCGTTTACAGACAAAGCTTTTTCATTTAAGGCAGTGGAATAAAACGGTTACTGACACCCATTGGCATCAAGTGTTCAATACACTGATTACGTATGTAAGTGAAGGTATACTGACTATTAGTAATCATGGGACGGCTTATGAATTGGCAAATGTTCAAAAAGCAGTCAAGGTAGCAGAACAAACGCCGAGTTTTAATGGGAAAGTGTTTTTACTAGGTCAAAAATAG
- the sda gene encoding sporulation histidine kinase inhibitor Sda translates to MSLKSLPNHCLLEAYTHALSLSLPEDFVLILKKEILLRMQSNNQNAPTTSFVLLPKSDIGNE, encoded by the coding sequence ATGTCATTAAAAAGCTTACCGAACCATTGCCTTTTAGAAGCTTACACTCACGCTCTCTCGCTATCTCTGCCTGAGGATTTCGTTCTCATTCTTAAAAAGGAAATCCTTCTGCGAATGCAATCAAACAACCAGAATGCACCAACAACATCATTTGTCTTGCTTCCTAAATCAGATATAGGAAATGAATAA
- a CDS encoding DNA alkylation repair protein: protein MAEPLKNMYSRPLLEDLATRISAKDDHFDKVSFIEAVFNGQWESLSLKERMRKITLALGQTLPKDYRNALRILQSLGNDAQKGLFVLFPDFVEVYGLEHWEESIQALEYFTKGSTSEFAVRPFIKKDPDRMMEQMKRWATDKDEHVRRLASEGCRPRLPWGAALTDFKRDPSPVLEVLELLKEDPSKYVRKSVANNLNDVSKDHPDVVLAVANRWKGQHEHTDWIIRHGCRGLLRLDVPEAYALFNYVNSKECPQIFVDANLEASANEIKIGDSVTLSWGVAIKEPVNGRVRFEYAIDFMKANGKSSRKKFLLLDRTFTKKETLTRHRMHHFADLSTRKHYPGEHTVSLLANGVTLAQTTINVT, encoded by the coding sequence ATGGCAGAGCCATTAAAAAATATGTATAGTAGACCACTATTAGAGGATTTGGCTACGCGAATAAGCGCTAAAGATGATCATTTTGATAAAGTAAGTTTTATTGAAGCCGTCTTTAATGGGCAGTGGGAATCACTGTCTTTAAAAGAACGAATGCGAAAGATTACATTGGCTCTTGGTCAAACCCTGCCTAAGGATTATCGGAACGCACTTCGTATTTTACAGTCATTAGGAAATGATGCTCAAAAAGGGTTATTTGTACTATTTCCCGATTTTGTGGAAGTGTATGGATTAGAGCATTGGGAAGAGTCCATCCAAGCGCTTGAATATTTTACGAAGGGTTCAACAAGTGAGTTTGCCGTGCGACCTTTTATTAAGAAAGACCCTGATCGTATGATGGAACAAATGAAGAGATGGGCAACGGATAAGGACGAGCATGTTCGTCGTTTGGCAAGTGAAGGCTGTCGTCCTCGCTTACCGTGGGGAGCGGCATTGACAGACTTTAAGCGCGATCCAAGCCCGGTTTTGGAAGTGTTAGAGCTCTTGAAAGAAGATCCTTCTAAATACGTCCGAAAAAGTGTCGCCAACAATCTAAATGATGTTTCGAAAGATCATCCTGATGTTGTGCTAGCAGTTGCCAATCGGTGGAAAGGACAGCATGAGCATACTGATTGGATTATTCGCCATGGTTGTAGAGGGTTATTAAGGCTAGATGTACCTGAGGCTTATGCGCTATTTAATTATGTAAACAGTAAAGAATGCCCTCAAATTTTTGTAGACGCGAACTTAGAGGCTTCTGCAAACGAAATTAAGATTGGTGACTCTGTTACGCTATCTTGGGGTGTGGCGATTAAAGAGCCTGTGAATGGAAGAGTTCGGTTTGAATATGCAATCGACTTTATGAAAGCTAACGGAAAAAGTTCACGAAAGAAATTCCTTCTTCTTGATCGAACATTCACGAAAAAAGAGACGTTAACGCGTCATCGAATGCACCACTTTGCTGATCTATCCACTAGAAAGCATTACCCTGGTGAGCATACCGTTTCCTTATTAGCAAATGGTGTTACGCTAGCACAAACGACAATAAATGTAACATAA